One Vigna unguiculata cultivar IT97K-499-35 chromosome 7, ASM411807v1, whole genome shotgun sequence genomic region harbors:
- the LOC114192074 gene encoding zinc finger CCCH domain-containing protein 14-like translates to MDLRKRGRPELAATLNGAVKKTKQDLESSSGGVGSKSKPCTKFFSTSGCPFGESCHFLHFVPGGYNVVAHMMNLKPAAPPSRAVAAPPPIPNGSTPSAVKTRICNKFNTAEGCKFGDKCHFAHGEWELGKPIAPSFDDHRPLGPPSAGRMAGRIEPPPLAGSFGAISTAKISVEASLAGAIIGKGGVNSKQICRQTGAKLSIREHETDPNLRNIELEGTFEQIKEASNMVKDLLLTVSMSAPPKSTHGVPGAPAPPGSNFKTKLCENFAKGSCTFGDRCHFAHGAAELRKQGV, encoded by the exons ATGGACCTTCGCAAGCGTGGAAGGCCCGAACTCGCCGCCACCCTTAACGGCGCCGTTAAGAAGACCAAGCAAG ACTTGGAGTCCTCATCAGGTGGTGTAGGAAGCAAATCGAAGCCCTGTACCAAGTTTTTTAG CACTTCTGGTTGCCCATTTGGTGAGAGCTGCCATTTCTTGCATTTTGTTCCTGGTGGTTATAATGTGGTTGCCCATATGATGAATTTAAAACCTGCTGCTCCTCCTTCAAGAGCTGTTGCTGCACCACCTCCGATCCCTAATGGCTCTACTCCATCTGCTGTTAAAACACGCATATGTAACAAGTTCAATACTGCTGAAGGATGCAAATTTGGTGACAAGTGCCATTTTGCTCATGGTGAATGGGAACTTGGTAAACCTATTGCTCCCTCATTTGATGATCATCGACCTTTGGGACCTCCATCAGCTGGTCGAATGGCTGGTCGAATTGAGCCTCCTCCCTTGGCTGGTAGCTTTGGCGCCATTTCTACGGCCAAGATCAGTGTAGAAGCTTCTCTGGCAGGAGCTATCATTGGGAAGGGTGGTGTGAACTCAAAGCAGATCTGTCGCCAAACAGGAGCGAAGCTTTCAATCAGAGAGCATGAAACTGATCCAAACCTTAGAAACATTGAACTTGAGGGAACTTTCGAACAGATAAAGGAGGCAAGTAATATGGTAAAAGATTTACTTTTGACTGTTTCAATGTCTGCCCCTCCCAAATCCACCCATGGTGTTCCTGGTGCCCCTGCTCCACCTGGAAGTAACTTCAAGACCAAGCTGTGTGAGAATTTTGCAAAAGGGTCTTGCACTTTTGGAGATCGATGCCACTTTGCTCATGGAGCTGCCGAGTTGCGCAAGCAGGGggtatga